A stretch of the Lolium perenne isolate Kyuss_39 chromosome 3, Kyuss_2.0, whole genome shotgun sequence genome encodes the following:
- the LOC127323578 gene encoding bidirectional sugar transporter SWEET2a yields MAPLGWAGASSYHELCCYGAGIAGNIFAFVLFVSPLPTFRRIVRNGSTEQFSAMPYIYSLLNCLICVWYALPFVSYGVVLVATVNTIGAAFQLAYTAVFIAYADAKKRLKVSMLLLGVFCAFGLIVYVSMAMFDHKPRQTFVGYLSVASLICMFASPLSIINLVIKTKSVEYMPFYLSLSMSLMSVSFFAYGMLLDDFFIYIPNGIGTVLGVIQLLLYAYFRKGSTDEARRPLLVTHT; encoded by the exons ATGGCTCCTCTCGGCTGGGCCGGAGCCTCCTCCTACCACGAGCTCTGCTGCTATGGGGCAGGAATTGCAG GGAACATCTTTGCATTCGTGCTCTTCGTCTCCCCGCT GCCGACATTCAGGAGGATCGTCCGGAATGGGTCGACGGAGCAGTTCTCGGCCATGCCCTACATCTACTCGCTACTCAACTGCCTCATCTGCGTATGGTACGCCCTCCCCTTCGTCTCCTACGGCGTCGTCCTAGTCGCCACCGTCAACACCATCGGCGCAGCATTCCAGCTCGCGTACACCGCGGTATTCATCGCCTACGCTGACGCCAAGAAGAGG CTGAAGGTGTCCATGCTGCTCCTGGGCGTCTTCTGCGCATTCGGCCTCATTGTGTATGTCAGTATGGCAATGTTCGATCACAAACCTCGCCAGACATTCGTCGGCTATCTCAGCGTCGCGTCCCTCATTTGCATGTTCGCGTCCCCTTTGTCAATCATC AATTTGGTGATCAAGACGAAGAGCGTCGAGTACATGCCCTTCTACTTGTCACTGTCCATGTCCCTGATGAGCGTGTCATTTTTCGCATATGGAAtgctgctggatgatttcttcataTAT ATTCCGAATGGGATTGGGACTGTCTTGGGCGTCATACAGTTGTTGCTATATGCCTACTTCAGAAAAGGGTCGACAGACGAAGCCAGACGGCCATTACTAGTCACACATACATGA